CGCCGGCCAGGTACTGCTCGACGGCGAGCCGGTCGTCTTCCACGGCCCGGGCGACGCCCGCGACGCCGGTATCGCCGTGATCTACCAGGAGCCCACGCTCTTCCCCGACCTGTCGATCGCCGAGAACATCTTCATGGGCCGCCAGCCCCGGCGCGCCCTCGGGCGGATCGACCACAGGGCCACGCACGTCGCGACCCTGGCCCTGATGCAGCGCCTCGGCGTCGAGCTCGACCCCGACCGCCCGGCACGCGGCCTGTCCATCGCCGACCAGCAGATCGTCGAGATCGCCAAGGCGCTGTCCTTCGAGGCCCGCGTCCTGATCATGGACGAGCCGACCGCGGCCCTGACCGGCAGCGAGGTGGCCCGCCTCTTCGGCGTCGTCAGGGCACTGCGCGAGCAGGGCGCCGCCGTCCTGTTCATCTCGCACCGCCTGGAGGAGATCTTCCAGATCTGCCGGACGGTCACCACCCTGCGCGACGGCGCCTGGATCTCCAGCGAGCCGGTCGAGGGCATGACCGAGGACGACCTCGTCCGCCGTATGGTCGGCCGCGACCTCGAAGAGCTCTACCCGAAGCAGGACGTGCGGCCGGGCGAGGTCGCGCTCACGGTGAGCCAGCTGACCCGGGAGGGCGTCTTCACCGACGTCTCCTTCGAGGTCAGGCGCGGTGAGATCGTCGGCCTCGCCGGGCTCGTCGGAGCGGGCCGTACCGAGGTCGCCCGGGCGGTGTTCGGCATCGACCGCTGGGACGCCGGCGAGGTCGCCGTGGACGGGAAAGCGCTGGTCAACGGCGCGCCCTCCACCGCGATGGCCGCGGGACTCGCCCTGGTCCCCGAGGACCGGCGCGCCCAGGGCCTCGTGATGGACATGTCCATCGAGCGGAACATCGGCCTCACCGGACTCCGTACGACCGTCAAGGCCGGCCTCATGGACCGCGGCGCCGAACGCAGCCGCTCCCTCGACTGGGCCGTCAAGCTTCAGGTGAAGTACGCCCGGATCGCCGACACCGTCAACACGCTGTCGGGGGGCAACCAGCAGAAGGTCGTCCTCGCCAAGTGGCTGGCCACCGGCCCCAAGGTGCTCATCGTCGACGAGCCGACCCGTGGCATCGACGTCGGCACCAAGGCCGAGGTGCACCGGCTGCTCAGCGAGCTGGCCGCCGACGGGGTGGCCATCTTGATGATCTCCTCCGACCTGCCCGAGATCCTCGGCATGGCCGACCGCGTGCTCGTGATGCACGAGGGCCGCCTCGCCGCCGAGATCCCGCGCTCCGACGCCACCGAGGAAACCGTGATGGCCGCAGCCACCGGGAGGGCCGCCGCATGACGGTGACCACTCCTCAGCAGGCCCCTCCCGCGGAGGTGCCCAAGGCCGGTGCCACCCGGCTCGTCGACCGCGTGTTCAAGATGCGCGAACTCGCCATCCTGGCCGTCTTCCTGGTGATGATCGTCGTCACCCAGATCGGGAACAGCGACTTCCTGTCCGAACAGGGCATCAAGGACCTGCTCCTCAACGCCACGATCCTCGTCCTGGTCGCCACCGGCCAGTCCCTGGTCGTCATCACCCGCAACGTCGACCTGTCGGTCGGCTCCACACTCGGCATCACGGCCTTCGCCGCCGGCACCTATCTGCAGGGCGGCGGGAACCCCGTCCTCGCGGTGATCCTCGCGATCCTGCTCGGGATCGGCTGCGGCCTGGTCAACGGCCTCCTCGTCAGCCTCGGCCAGGTGCCCGCGCTGGTGGTCACCCTCGGCACGCTGTACATCATCCGGGGCATCGACTCCATCTGGGTCGGATCCCGCCAGATCACCGCGGCGAACCTCTCCAACGGGTTCATCGACTTCGGCTCCGGCGGCATCTCGGCCGTGCCCTACCTGGCCCTGATCGCGCTGGCCGTCCTCGTCGCCACCGCCTACTACCTCAAGCACTTCGGCAGCGGACGCGAGCTGTACGCACTCGGCTCCAACCCCGAGGCCGCACGGCTCGCCGGCATCCCGGTGCGCAAGCGCATCCTGGCCGCGTACACCTTCTGCGGCGCCCTGGCCGGTCTCGCCGGCGCCATGTACCTGGCCCGGTTCGGCAACGTCGACTCCGGCACCGGCACCGGCTACGAACTGACCGTCGTCAGCGCGGTCGTGGTCGGCGGCGTCGTCTTCACCGGCGGCTCCGGCAGCGTCTACGGCGCCGCCCTCGGCGCCCTGCTGCTGACCTCCATCAACAGTGTGCTGCCCGCCCTCGGCGTCAGTTCGGTCTGGGTGCTGGCCATCAACGGCATCCTGCTCATCCTCGCCATCGCGGTCGACCGGGTCGTCGCGCTGCGCGTGGCCTCCGCCCTGAAGAAGAGGAACGCCCGCCATGCCTGAGTCCTCCGGCCGCGCGAGCCGCTGGTCCCTGAGGTGGGACGGGGCTGTCGGCGCCCTGTTGGTCGTCGTCCTGCTGCTGTCCTTCACGACGGTCGACGGCTTCGGCAACGCCCTCAACCTGTCGTTCCTGATCGGGAACACCCTGCCGATCGCCCTGATCGCCCTGCCGATGACCCTCCTGGTGGTCTCCGGCGAGATCGATCTCTCCGTCGCCTCCACCGCCGGACTGTCCGGCTCGGTGATGGGCGTCCTGTGGAACCAGGGCCTGACGATCGAGATGATCATCCCGATCTGCCTGCTGCTCGGCGTGGTGTGCGGCCTGGTCAACGGCCTGCTCGTCACCCGGCTCGGCCTGCCGTCCCTCGCCGTCACCATCGGCACCCTCGCCGCCTACCGGGGCATCGCGCAGATCGTGCTCGGCTCCGACGCGGTGACCGACTTCCCGACGCAGTACCTGAACTTCGCGGCCGGGCGGATCGGCGACACCTTCCTCCCGCAGGCCTTCCTGCCCTTCCTCGTGCTGTTCGCGATCGCCGTGGTCGTCCTGCACGCCACACCGTTCGGACGGTCCACGTTCGCGACCGGTGCCAGCGAGGAGGCCGCACGGTTCGCGGGCATCCGGGTCAAGCGCCAAAAGCTCATCCTGTTCACGGTGACCGGGCTGATGGCCTCGCTCACCGGCATCTTCTGGGCGCTGCACTACGCCAGCGCCCGCTACGACAACGCGACCGGGCTCGAACTGTCCGTCATCGCCGCGGTGCTGCTCGGCGGCATCGACTTCGACGGAGGCAAGGGCACCCTCGGTGGCGCCATCGCCGGCGTGTTCCTGCTGGGCGCCCTGCAGAACGTCATGAGCCTTCAGGACGTCTCGGCGCAGTCCCAGATCGTCGTCACCGGCGTACTTCTGGTTCTCTCCGTGCTCGGCCCCCGGGTCGCACGGCAGATCGCGGTGGCGAGGGCGGGCCGCAGAGCCGCCTCGACTCCGGCCCCCTAGCTCCCACCCGACCCGCCCTGCAACCCCCGCTCACCCTCGTAAAGGACCCTCATCATGCGCAAGTCATCGATCCGTCGTGCCTGTGCGGCCCTCGCCGCCGGAACCTCTCTCGCTCTCGCCCTGACCGCCTGCGGCGGAACCACCAAGAAGGACGTGCAGGACGAGGGCGCCTCGGCCGCCTCGACCGCCAAGGCCGATCCGAACGCGGCCACCAAGAAGGGCCTGACCGTCGGCTTCCTGCCCAAGCAGGTCAACAACCCCTACTTCACCTCCGCCGACAAGGGCGGCGAGACGGCCCTGACGGAACTGGGCTCGAAGTACAAGGAGGTCGGCCCCTCCAGCGCCACCGACACCGCGGGCCAGGTCTCCTACGTCAACACGCTCACCCAGCAGCAGGTCAATGCGATGGCCGTGTCCGCGCAGGACCCGGGCGCCCTGTGCACCGCGCTCAAGCAGGCGATGACCAACAAGATCAAGGTCGTCACCTACGACTCCGACACCAAGCCCGAGTGCCGCAACGCCTTCGTCTCGCAGGCCTCCGCCGAGGACCTGGGCCGCACCGAGGTCCAGCTGCTCGCCGAGCAGATCGGCTACAAGGGCGAGATCGCGATCCTGTCCGCCGCACAGACCGCGACGAACCAGAACACCTGGATCGACTTCATGAAGGAGGAACTGAAGGGCGACAAGTACAAGAACATCAAGCTCGTCAAGGTCGCGTACGGCAACGACGACGCCCAGCAGTCCTTCCAGCAGACCCAGGGCCTGCTCCAGGAGTACCCGAACCTGAAGGGGATCATCTCCCCGACCACCGTCGGCATCAAGGCCGCCGCGCAGTACCTGTCCGGCTCCAAGTACAAGGGCAAGGTCAAGCTGACCGGCCTCGGCACCCCCAACGACATGCGCAAGTACGTCAAGAACGGCACCGTCGAGGGCTTCGAGCTGTGGGACCCGGCGAAGCTCGGCGCGCTGGCCGCGCAGACGGCCGTCGCGCTGGTCTCGGGCCAGATCTCCGGCAAGGAGGGCGAGACCTTCAAGGCCGGCGGCACCACGTACACCATCGGCAAGGACGGCGTGATCAACCTCGGCAAGCCGACCGTGTTCGACGCCAAGAACATCGACCAGTTCAACTTCTAGGTCAGTTCGACTTCCAGGCCCTGGAGGGTCGTTGATGCAACGCGTGTGCTTCCTGCTGAAGGTCCGTGCGGACCGTCTGGACGAGTACCGCGAGCGGCACGCCGCCGTGTGGCCGGAGATGCTTCAGGCGCTCTCGGCCACCGGCTGGCACAACTACTCGCTCTTCCTGCGCGAAGACGGCCTGCTGGTCGGCTACTTGGAGACCGAGGACTTCGCCGCCGCCCAGGCCGGCATGGCGGCCGCCGAGGTCAACGCCCGCTGGCAGAAGGAGATGGCGCCGTTCTTCGAGTCGCTGGACGGCGCCCGCCCCGACGAAGCCATGAAACCGCTCACCGAAGTGTTCCACCTCGCCTGACCGCACCCCCGCTCGACCCTCGCCGACAATGGAGTCCCCCGAGATGAAGAGACGTACGCTGCTGAGCGCAGCCCTCGCCGGAGCCGTGATGACCCCTGCCTTCACCAGCGGCACAGCCCGCGCCGCCGACCCCGGTCCCTCCGTCACCCGCACCGGCACCACCACGCTCGACACCCAGGCCGTCTTCTTCGTGTCCTACGACGGCCTGGTCAACAACAACTCGTTCCAGAAGAACGGCCTGTTGACCTACAAGGGCTACCAGTACGCGGTCTGGTACACCGCCGACAAGAACGCCGTCGTCGGCCGCCGTGTCCTCGGGGGCAGCACCTGGTCCACCGTCCAGGTCGGCCACACCCTGAAGTCCAGCGACTCCCACAACGTCATCTCCATGGGCGTCTCCAAGGTGGACGGCCGCCTCCACCTCAACATGGACTCCCACAGCGACGGCTTCACCTACGTCAAGTCGGTCGCCGGCCTCATGGACAACCCGGCCGGCCTGAGCTGGACCGCCGCCCGCTTCGGGTCCCCCCAGTCCACGCTGGACGGCGTGGCCCTGACGAGCCAGTTCACCTACCCCCAGTTCGTCTCCACCCCCGAGGGCAAGCTCCAGCTCAGCTACCGGGTCGGGATCTCCGGCAACGGCCGCAACGCCCTCGCGGAGTACGACGGTTCGAGCTGGACCAACCTCGGCGAGTGGTCCGCCTCCACCGGCACCTACACCAGCGAGCACGGCTCCAGCACGGTGCGCAACATGTACCTGCACGGCATCGACTACGACAGGAACGGCCGGCTGCACTCCTTCTTCACCTGGCGCGAGCAGAACGGCGCGGTGATGTGCTCCAGTGGCGGCATCACCAACCACGACACCGGCTACGTCTACTCCGACGACCGCGGCCGCACCTGGCGCAACGCCGCCGGGACGGCGGTCGGCACCACCGGCGGCTCCGACAAGGTCACCGTCGGCGAAACCGGCCTGGTGGTCGACGCGCTGAACCCGGACCACTCCCTGATGAACCAGGAGAGCCAGTTCACGGACTCCGCAGGCCTGCCGCACGCGATCATCTCGTACGTGCCCGGCCGCTTCGGCCAGTGCACGACCAACTACGTCTCCGACCGCACCGCCAACGGCCGCGCGTTCCACCTGCGCAGGAACTCCTCGGGCAGCTGGCAGAAGACCGAGATCCCGGTCGCTCTGGGCTCCAGCCAGCGCACCAAGCTGATCCTGGACAAGTACGACAACGCCTACGCGATCTTCCCCTTCGGCCGGATCGCCGCCGCCTCCAAGGCGTCCGGTTACACCGACTGGACGGTCCTGTTCGACGGCAGCGGGCTGAACGCCTTCGGCGAGGTCGTGATCGACGAGATGCGGGTCGCCCAGGACAACGTGCTGTCGTTCATGTACCAGGAGAAGTCCACCGGTACGACGACGCCGTCGGCACTGCACGTCGTCGACTTCGCGCTGCCCGCCTGATCGTGACCGGTGCGGGGACGGCCTGACGATAATGTGAAGGTCGTCCCCCCACCCCTCGTCTCCTGGAGGTCCCTGCCCGATGGCCCAGTCGGTGGGTATCAAGGACGTCGCCCGTGCAGCCGGAGTCTCCGTCGGCACGGTCTCCAACGTCATCAACCGCCCGGACTCCGTCGCCACGGAGACCCGGGCGCGCGTCCTGTCGGCGATAGACCGGCTCGGATACGTCCGCAGCGAGTCCGCACGTCAGCTGCGCGCAGGCCGCAGCCGGATCATGGGCCTGCTCGTCCTCGACATGGGCAACCCGTTCTTCGTCGACGTGGCGCGCGGCGCCGAACGCGCCGCCCGCGACGACGGCCTCGGCGTGATGGTCTGCAACAGCGCCCAGAGCGCGAGCGAGGAGGCCGAGTACCTGTCCCTCTTCGCCGAACAGCGGGTCCGCGGTGTGCTGCTGACCCCGAGCGACGCGTCCGGCCGCAACATCGAATCCTTCCGCCGCCACGGCATCCCCTTCGTCCTCGTCGACCGGGTGGCCGAGGGCACCACCGAGTGCTCGGTCTCCGTCGACGACGTGGCCGGCGGCGCCCTGGCCGTACGCCACCTCGTGGACGCCGGCCACCGCTCCATCGCCTATGTCAGCGGCCCGCCCGGCCTCAACCAGGTCCGCGACCGCCGCACCGGCGCCCTGAACGCCCTCACCGAGGCGGGCCTGGACCCGCAGAGCCTGCGCGAGCTGCCCACCGAACGGCTCGACGTGGCCGCCGGCCGGGACGCAGGTGCCCGCCTCCTCGGCCTCGCCGACCGCCCGACCGCCGTGTTCTGCGCCAACGACCTCCTCGCCCTCGGTGTCCTGCAGGCCATGTACGCGGCCGGCATAACGGTCCCCGACGACCTCGCCATCGTCGGCTACGACGACATCGAGTTCGCCGCCGCCGCGGCCGTCCCGCTCACCTCCGTCCGCCAGCCCGCCGTCACCATGGGCGCCCTGGCCGCCGAACTGCTCCTGGAGGAGACGGAGGCGGAGACCACCGGCAAGCGGCACGAGCACCGCCGCGTGGTCCTGCAGCCCGAACTGGTGGTGCGCCGCTCCAGCCTCGCGGCGCGCTGATCCGCGATTCAGTACGTCTTCATGATCGAAGAGGGTCGGACGGCGGCCGGACTTGTGCTGAACTGGGAAGCGTCCTGAAGAATCCGTCCGTCCCGGGAGCCCTGTTGACCGCGACCTACCGCCAGCCCGGCCTCGTCCTCACCGACCGGCGCTTCACCGTCCCC
This is a stretch of genomic DNA from Streptomyces sp. NBC_00285. It encodes these proteins:
- a CDS encoding sugar ABC transporter ATP-binding protein gives rise to the protein MTHPSTTGPAPVLALKDISKSFGAVRALRDVSLELFSGEVHAIAGENGAGKSTLIKTLAGVHRPDAGQVLLDGEPVVFHGPGDARDAGIAVIYQEPTLFPDLSIAENIFMGRQPRRALGRIDHRATHVATLALMQRLGVELDPDRPARGLSIADQQIVEIAKALSFEARVLIMDEPTAALTGSEVARLFGVVRALREQGAAVLFISHRLEEIFQICRTVTTLRDGAWISSEPVEGMTEDDLVRRMVGRDLEELYPKQDVRPGEVALTVSQLTREGVFTDVSFEVRRGEIVGLAGLVGAGRTEVARAVFGIDRWDAGEVAVDGKALVNGAPSTAMAAGLALVPEDRRAQGLVMDMSIERNIGLTGLRTTVKAGLMDRGAERSRSLDWAVKLQVKYARIADTVNTLSGGNQQKVVLAKWLATGPKVLIVDEPTRGIDVGTKAEVHRLLSELAADGVAILMISSDLPEILGMADRVLVMHEGRLAAEIPRSDATEETVMAAATGRAAA
- a CDS encoding ABC transporter permease, coding for MTVTTPQQAPPAEVPKAGATRLVDRVFKMRELAILAVFLVMIVVTQIGNSDFLSEQGIKDLLLNATILVLVATGQSLVVITRNVDLSVGSTLGITAFAAGTYLQGGGNPVLAVILAILLGIGCGLVNGLLVSLGQVPALVVTLGTLYIIRGIDSIWVGSRQITAANLSNGFIDFGSGGISAVPYLALIALAVLVATAYYLKHFGSGRELYALGSNPEAARLAGIPVRKRILAAYTFCGALAGLAGAMYLARFGNVDSGTGTGYELTVVSAVVVGGVVFTGGSGSVYGAALGALLLTSINSVLPALGVSSVWVLAINGILLILAIAVDRVVALRVASALKKRNARHA
- a CDS encoding ABC transporter permease, with product MPESSGRASRWSLRWDGAVGALLVVVLLLSFTTVDGFGNALNLSFLIGNTLPIALIALPMTLLVVSGEIDLSVASTAGLSGSVMGVLWNQGLTIEMIIPICLLLGVVCGLVNGLLVTRLGLPSLAVTIGTLAAYRGIAQIVLGSDAVTDFPTQYLNFAAGRIGDTFLPQAFLPFLVLFAIAVVVLHATPFGRSTFATGASEEAARFAGIRVKRQKLILFTVTGLMASLTGIFWALHYASARYDNATGLELSVIAAVLLGGIDFDGGKGTLGGAIAGVFLLGALQNVMSLQDVSAQSQIVVTGVLLVLSVLGPRVARQIAVARAGRRAASTPAP
- the rhaS gene encoding rhamnose ABC transporter substrate-binding protein — its product is MRKSSIRRACAALAAGTSLALALTACGGTTKKDVQDEGASAASTAKADPNAATKKGLTVGFLPKQVNNPYFTSADKGGETALTELGSKYKEVGPSSATDTAGQVSYVNTLTQQQVNAMAVSAQDPGALCTALKQAMTNKIKVVTYDSDTKPECRNAFVSQASAEDLGRTEVQLLAEQIGYKGEIAILSAAQTATNQNTWIDFMKEELKGDKYKNIKLVKVAYGNDDAQQSFQQTQGLLQEYPNLKGIISPTTVGIKAAAQYLSGSKYKGKVKLTGLGTPNDMRKYVKNGTVEGFELWDPAKLGALAAQTAVALVSGQISGKEGETFKAGGTTYTIGKDGVINLGKPTVFDAKNIDQFNF
- a CDS encoding L-rhamnose mutarotase — its product is MQRVCFLLKVRADRLDEYRERHAAVWPEMLQALSATGWHNYSLFLREDGLLVGYLETEDFAAAQAGMAAAEVNARWQKEMAPFFESLDGARPDEAMKPLTEVFHLA
- a CDS encoding BNR repeat-containing protein — translated: MKRRTLLSAALAGAVMTPAFTSGTARAADPGPSVTRTGTTTLDTQAVFFVSYDGLVNNNSFQKNGLLTYKGYQYAVWYTADKNAVVGRRVLGGSTWSTVQVGHTLKSSDSHNVISMGVSKVDGRLHLNMDSHSDGFTYVKSVAGLMDNPAGLSWTAARFGSPQSTLDGVALTSQFTYPQFVSTPEGKLQLSYRVGISGNGRNALAEYDGSSWTNLGEWSASTGTYTSEHGSSTVRNMYLHGIDYDRNGRLHSFFTWREQNGAVMCSSGGITNHDTGYVYSDDRGRTWRNAAGTAVGTTGGSDKVTVGETGLVVDALNPDHSLMNQESQFTDSAGLPHAIISYVPGRFGQCTTNYVSDRTANGRAFHLRRNSSGSWQKTEIPVALGSSQRTKLILDKYDNAYAIFPFGRIAAASKASGYTDWTVLFDGSGLNAFGEVVIDEMRVAQDNVLSFMYQEKSTGTTTPSALHVVDFALPA
- a CDS encoding LacI family DNA-binding transcriptional regulator — encoded protein: MAQSVGIKDVARAAGVSVGTVSNVINRPDSVATETRARVLSAIDRLGYVRSESARQLRAGRSRIMGLLVLDMGNPFFVDVARGAERAARDDGLGVMVCNSAQSASEEAEYLSLFAEQRVRGVLLTPSDASGRNIESFRRHGIPFVLVDRVAEGTTECSVSVDDVAGGALAVRHLVDAGHRSIAYVSGPPGLNQVRDRRTGALNALTEAGLDPQSLRELPTERLDVAAGRDAGARLLGLADRPTAVFCANDLLALGVLQAMYAAGITVPDDLAIVGYDDIEFAAAAAVPLTSVRQPAVTMGALAAELLLEETEAETTGKRHEHRRVVLQPELVVRRSSLAAR